Proteins encoded together in one Meiothermus sp. QL-1 window:
- a CDS encoding Hsp20/alpha crystallin family protein has protein sequence MIRYNPFREIEQLQNALLRSLLSPASESANTPLVDALEDEKGVHLLVYLPGVEPGQVEVTTENNTLTIRAERPFQKPENANQWRLEGAYGKFERSFVIPNTYDLTRIEATFKHGILYLDIPKAEAAQPRRIEVRVNP, from the coding sequence ATGATTCGCTACAACCCTTTCCGCGAGATTGAGCAGCTCCAGAATGCCCTGCTGCGCAGCCTCCTGAGCCCGGCGTCAGAAAGCGCCAACACGCCTTTGGTGGACGCCCTGGAGGACGAGAAGGGGGTGCACCTCCTGGTCTACCTGCCAGGGGTGGAGCCCGGGCAGGTGGAGGTGACCACCGAGAACAACACCCTCACCATCCGGGCCGAGCGGCCCTTCCAAAAGCCTGAGAACGCCAACCAGTGGCGGCTCGAGGGGGCCTACGGCAAGTTCGAGCGGAGCTTCGTCATTCCCAACACCTACGACCTCACCAGGATCGAGGCCACCTTCAAGCACGGGATTCTTTATCTCGACATCCCCAAGGCCGAAGCAGCCCAGCCCCGCCGCATCGAGGTGCGGGTCAATCCCTAA